The following proteins are co-located in the Micromonospora coriariae genome:
- a CDS encoding PH domain-containing protein, whose amino-acid sequence MYQVWKVSPLGRFGVLALIPLLGTFTWLAWGNVFVSLLAGLGGLVSWFRFAFRPAVTLTDTEVIVRNPNGSQHVSLNDVAKVEPGYGGLTITTSTGGHVVAWAVQKSNLAKWTGRQTRADEVAASITAASRSRAVTR is encoded by the coding sequence GTGTATCAGGTCTGGAAGGTTTCACCGCTTGGGCGGTTCGGCGTACTTGCTCTCATTCCCCTGCTGGGCACCTTTACATGGCTGGCCTGGGGCAACGTGTTCGTGAGTCTTCTCGCGGGCCTCGGCGGGCTGGTCAGTTGGTTCCGGTTCGCGTTCCGCCCCGCAGTGACCCTGACGGACACGGAAGTGATCGTGCGGAACCCCAACGGCTCGCAACACGTCAGCCTCAACGACGTGGCGAAAGTCGAGCCTGGATACGGCGGTTTGACCATCACGACCTCGACGGGGGGACACGTCGTCGCGTGGGCGGTGCAGAAATCCAACCTCGCCAAGTGGACGGGCAGGCAAACTCGGGCCGACGAGGTAGCGGCCTCGATCACTGCGGCCAGCCGAAGTCGCGCTGTGACTCGGTGA
- a CDS encoding tyrosine-type recombinase/integrase gives MAEVDGDRGPGLDDRGTRFGVARSEVEPGLERRRGGRDELVFTAPNGGPLRNTNLRSRVFLPAAASIGLAGVTPHDLRHTAASLAVAAGANVKAVQRMLGHASASMTLDAYAGLFGDDLDAVANRLDEAVAARDRTIQGLDGPAAT, from the coding sequence TTGGCCGAGGTCGATGGTGACCGAGGGCCGGGGCTCGACGACCGCGGGACCCGGTTCGGTGTAGCAAGGAGTGAAGTCGAACCTGGCCTCGAACGGCGCCGGGGGGGTCGCGACGAACTGGTGTTCACCGCCCCGAACGGCGGGCCGCTGCGCAACACCAACCTTCGTTCGCGGGTGTTCCTGCCGGCGGCAGCGTCCATCGGGCTGGCCGGCGTGACTCCTCACGACCTCAGGCACACGGCAGCGAGTCTGGCCGTGGCGGCGGGCGCCAACGTGAAGGCGGTACAGCGAATGCTCGGTCACGCCTCGGCCTCGATGACCCTGGACGCGTATGCCGGCCTGTTCGGTGACGACCTGGACGCGGTCGCCAACCGCTTGGACGAGGCGGTCGCCGCACGGGACAGGACCATCCAAGGACTCGACGGACCAGCGGCGACGTGA
- a CDS encoding tyrosine-type recombinase/integrase gives MFTAPNGGPLRNTNFRARVFAPAAASVGLAGLTPHDLRHTAASLAVAAGANVKAVQRMLGHASASMTLDVYAGLFGDDLDAVANRLDAAVAARDADYLQTGTADGALVDLGKRRSPGL, from the coding sequence ATGTTCACCGCCCCGAACGGCGGGCCGCTGCGCAACACCAACTTCCGGGCTCGCGTCTTCGCGCCGGCTGCGGCGTCGGTCGGGCTGGCGGGGCTGACACCGCACGACCTGCGGCATACGGCGGCGAGTCTGGCCGTGGCGGCGGGCGCCAACGTCAAGGCGGTACAGCGGATGCTCGGGCACGCCTCTGCGTCGATGACGCTGGACGTGTACGCGGGGCTGTTCGGTGACGATCTGGACGCCGTCGCCAACCGGCTGGACGCGGCGGTCGCGGCGCGGGATGCGGACTATTTGCAGACTGGCACGGCCGACGGCGCTCTTGTCGACCTTGGGAAACGGCGAAGCCCAGGTCTTTGA
- a CDS encoding metallophosphoesterase family protein, with protein sequence MSDDHTPLDGPGQQEPADGRPDGASAGERVAHRPRTADPLELGFTPRKPVPWLAPFLLISTGIRTLLAMLFGAYLDKRELQNAFGGDAFRQAGPDGGLWLDYVADLGDGFNATYSVAYLLAQPELTVDGHRLPRAQTLVMGGDQVYPSAAYASYEDRCKGPYQAALPATPPERPTLFAVPGNHDWYDGLTAFLRLFVRSRDRHFGGWGTGQSRSYFAVELPAGWWLLGVDDQSGSYLDDPQLAYFDEVARQLGPESKVIIATPAPTWVKAADHPTAYDSVDYFIRTIIDPTGAQVRLLLSGDLHHYARYSGPTRQLITCGGGGAYLYPTHKLPERIEVPPRDTLARRASRAQPYDLVARYPDAARSRRYGWGIFPRLPFRNPGFTTLLGTLHTLLMLAMAGAAANWADATDQRLFTVPLVLMLLVTVLAAALFAKPPSASGKRHARHWILGVSHGLAHVGLAAAGTWAWLALPFYDWPWPLPVVAAAVLYGPASGLLASQLVAAYLLVAGSFGVNVNELFAGQGIEDSKAFLRLRIDPDGTLTIYPIAVDRVSRDWQINPDQSPTASWLTPKTPLTPRLAEPPIVLT encoded by the coding sequence GTGAGCGACGATCACACCCCCCTCGACGGCCCCGGCCAGCAGGAGCCGGCGGACGGACGTCCCGATGGCGCGTCGGCCGGGGAGCGGGTCGCCCATCGGCCCCGCACCGCCGACCCGCTGGAGCTGGGCTTCACGCCGCGCAAGCCGGTGCCGTGGCTGGCCCCGTTCCTGCTGATCAGCACGGGCATCCGGACGCTGCTGGCGATGCTCTTCGGGGCGTACCTGGACAAGCGCGAGTTGCAGAACGCGTTCGGCGGCGACGCCTTCCGCCAGGCCGGGCCGGACGGCGGGCTGTGGCTGGACTACGTGGCCGACCTGGGGGACGGCTTCAACGCCACCTACTCAGTGGCGTACCTGCTGGCACAGCCGGAGCTGACCGTGGACGGGCACCGGCTGCCCCGGGCGCAGACCCTGGTGATGGGTGGCGACCAGGTGTACCCGTCGGCGGCGTACGCCTCGTACGAGGATCGGTGCAAGGGCCCCTACCAGGCCGCGCTGCCGGCGACCCCGCCGGAGCGGCCCACCCTCTTCGCGGTGCCCGGCAACCACGACTGGTACGACGGCCTGACCGCCTTCCTGCGGTTGTTCGTCCGCTCCCGGGATCGGCACTTCGGCGGCTGGGGGACCGGGCAGTCGCGCTCGTACTTCGCGGTGGAGCTGCCGGCCGGCTGGTGGCTGCTCGGCGTCGACGACCAGTCCGGCTCGTACCTGGACGACCCGCAGCTGGCGTACTTCGACGAGGTGGCCCGACAGCTCGGCCCGGAGTCAAAGGTGATCATCGCGACGCCGGCGCCGACCTGGGTCAAGGCCGCCGACCATCCGACGGCGTACGACTCGGTCGACTACTTCATCCGGACGATCATCGACCCGACCGGGGCGCAGGTCCGTCTGCTGCTCTCCGGCGACCTGCACCACTACGCCCGCTACTCGGGGCCGACCCGGCAGCTGATCACCTGTGGCGGCGGCGGGGCGTACCTCTACCCGACGCACAAGCTGCCGGAGCGCATCGAGGTGCCGCCGCGGGACACCCTGGCCCGGCGGGCCAGCCGTGCCCAGCCGTACGACCTGGTGGCCCGCTATCCGGACGCGGCCCGCTCCCGCCGCTACGGCTGGGGCATCTTCCCCCGGCTGCCGTTCCGCAACCCCGGTTTCACCACCCTGCTCGGCACCCTGCACACGCTGCTGATGCTGGCCATGGCGGGCGCGGCCGCGAACTGGGCGGACGCCACCGATCAGCGGCTGTTCACCGTCCCGCTGGTGCTGATGCTGCTCGTGACGGTGCTGGCGGCGGCCCTGTTCGCCAAGCCACCCAGCGCGAGCGGCAAGCGGCACGCACGGCACTGGATCCTCGGCGTCAGCCATGGCCTGGCACACGTCGGGCTGGCCGCCGCCGGCACCTGGGCCTGGTTGGCGCTGCCGTTCTACGACTGGCCGTGGCCACTGCCGGTGGTCGCCGCGGCGGTGCTCTACGGTCCGGCGAGCGGCCTGCTGGCCAGCCAACTGGTGGCGGCGTACCTGCTGGTGGCGGGGTCGTTCGGGGTGAACGTCAACGAACTCTTCGCCGGTCAGGGCATCGAGGACTCGAAGGCGTTCCTGCGGCTGCGCATCGACCCCGACGGCACGCTCACCATCTACCCGATCGCGGTCGACCGGGTCTCCCGCGACTGGCAAATCAACCCCGACCAGTCCCCCACCGCCAGCTGGCTGACCCCGAAGACTCCCCTGACCCCCCGCCTGGCCGAACCCCCAATAGTCCTCACCTGA
- a CDS encoding PSP1 domain-containing protein, with translation MGMLCAVSFNRYGRLYYLDPGELRPQVGDKVLVPTDDGPEVAECVWAAQWVTEETEGFPRLVGLAGDDDLRRDEALRRRKAEAKVAAKRLIRAHGLPMKVVAVDHVLGSAESGGERSTVYFTAPHRVDFRSLVRDLGATLHCRVELRQLSARDSARVQGGIGSCGRDLCCATFLTDFEPVTIRMAKDQDLPLNPLRISGACGRLMCCLKYEHPLYQRFQETAPTIGSRVSTPEGDGRVVGHSVPRDAVTVRLDADGSRCSCSRASVCAPRQAHDQHYTP, from the coding sequence ATGGGCATGCTCTGCGCGGTCAGCTTCAACCGGTACGGGCGCCTCTACTACCTCGACCCCGGAGAGTTGCGCCCGCAGGTCGGCGACAAGGTGCTGGTGCCGACCGACGACGGGCCCGAGGTGGCCGAGTGCGTCTGGGCCGCGCAGTGGGTGACCGAGGAGACCGAAGGCTTCCCCCGGCTGGTGGGGCTGGCCGGCGACGACGATCTGCGTCGGGACGAGGCGTTGCGTCGGCGCAAGGCCGAGGCCAAGGTGGCCGCGAAGCGGCTGATCCGCGCGCACGGCCTGCCGATGAAGGTGGTCGCCGTCGACCACGTGCTCGGCTCCGCAGAGAGCGGCGGCGAGCGCAGCACCGTCTACTTCACCGCGCCGCACCGGGTCGACTTCCGTTCCCTGGTCCGTGATCTGGGTGCCACCCTGCACTGTCGCGTCGAGCTGCGGCAGCTCTCCGCACGGGACTCGGCGCGGGTGCAGGGCGGCATCGGCTCGTGTGGGCGGGACCTGTGCTGCGCCACCTTCCTTACCGACTTCGAGCCGGTGACCATCCGGATGGCCAAGGACCAGGACCTGCCGCTGAACCCGCTGCGCATCTCCGGCGCGTGCGGCCGGCTGATGTGTTGCCTGAAGTACGAGCACCCGCTCTACCAGCGCTTCCAGGAGACCGCCCCGACCATCGGCAGCCGGGTCTCGACGCCGGAGGGCGACGGCCGCGTGGTCGGCCACAGCGTCCCCCGTGACGCGGTGACGGTCCGGCTCGACGCCGACGGCTCCCGCTGCTCCTGCTCCCGCGCCTCCGTCTGCGCCCCCCGCCAGGCCCACGACCAGCACTACACCCCCTGA
- a CDS encoding YbaB/EbfC family nucleoid-associated protein, protein MPRGEIDEAWIEEAVRRYRRIESLQAEFDQAVSTVEVTVRSPDGLVEVVVTAGGRITDVRFLGPLHSRSPRDVAGSVQAAVTAAADAAEWAREKLHNETFAAYRPLAGA, encoded by the coding sequence ATGCCGCGGGGGGAGATCGACGAAGCCTGGATCGAGGAGGCGGTGCGGCGCTACCGCCGGATCGAGTCGCTCCAGGCCGAGTTCGACCAGGCGGTGTCAACCGTCGAGGTCACCGTCCGGTCGCCGGACGGGCTGGTCGAGGTGGTGGTCACCGCCGGTGGGCGGATCACCGACGTCCGGTTCCTCGGGCCGCTGCACAGCCGCAGCCCGCGGGACGTGGCCGGCTCCGTGCAGGCCGCGGTCACCGCGGCGGCCGACGCCGCCGAGTGGGCCCGGGAGAAGCTGCACAACGAGACGTTCGCCGCCTACCGACCGCTCGCGGGGGCCTGA